GCTCCAGCTTCGATCCTGCGACGGCGCGGGAGGCACCCGCCCGTTCCAGTGCGGCCGTGACCGCTCTCAGCAGGTCTGCGTCGCCCTCGACCAGCTCGGCCTCCACCTCGCGCCAAGCGGTAGAGATCGCCTCGTCTCCGCACACCTCGGCTGTGACGTGGTCGTCCACGAGCTCGGCAAGCACCGGACCGCCCCGCTCGTCGCCGACGAGACGGTGGACGACGCGGGAGGTCGTGATCTGCGCCACCGGCCTCAGGGTCTCACCGCGCAGGTGGGCCAGGACCAGGCCACGAAGCGACACCGGCGGCTCGGTCTCACCGGCTGCGGCCGGTTCGTGCACCTCCTCGCGTCCGTCGGGCCCGTGCGGCAGCTTGAGCTGCCACCCGTCGTCGGGGCCACCGGTTCGCCGGCGCAGCGTGATCCCCTCGGCGATCAGCCGCAGGTCGGCGGCGTCGTAGTACGTCGCCCTCAGCTGGAACACTCCGTCGTGCACCAGGCGAGTCCGGTCGGAGAGACGCACGCTGGTGAGGTCGAAGTCCTCGTCGACCGTGAACTTCCGCTCGACCTCGAGCTGGTTGTGCATCTGCCGTCTCCTTAGGCGCCGGGGGCGCCAGCAGCCACGTACTGGCCTTCGGAGTCTGGGGTGGAGGCGAGGGGACTCGAACCCCTAACCCCCTGCTTGCAAAGCAGGTGCGCTACCACTTGCGCCACGCCCCCCGGGGCCCGGGGTCAGACCCGGTCGGTCGCCTCCGCCCACAGGTCCCGCTCGGCGCGCTCGGCGCGCAGCCGCTGCCAGACGACGACGCCCGCGGCGGCGGCCGCCGCCAGCGTGAGCAGCTTCTTCACGACGACCTCCACAGCGTGGGACGGACAGCGGGCCTCGCAGGAGGCAGTGGGCCTAAGAGGACTTGAACCTCTGACCTCTTCCTTATCAGGGAAGCGCTCTAACCGACTGAGCTATAGGCCCGTGGTGCCGCACGAGGGTACCCCAGCGCGTCGGGGCCTCCCAAACCGACCGCCGCGGTCGGAAGGGCAGTCGGGCCCGGTCGACGGCCGACGGGATCTCAGTCGTCGGACAGGGTCACGTGCAGCCCGCCGACGAGTGCGCTGGACAGGTTGTACAGGAACGACCCCAGCGTCGCGATCGCGGTGAGCAGCACGACGTCGACGACGGCAACGACCGTGGCCAGCGACAGCACCTGGGAGAAGCCGACGTAGTCCTCCAGGCTGAACGCCGGGTCGCCGAGGATCTGGCCGATGACGTCGGACAGGTCCGCGAACACGCCCATCCCGTCCAGGATCGACCACAGCATGCCGGCCGCGACGACGAGGGCGATCCCGATCGCCACCGACAGCAGGAACGCCAGCTTCATCACCGACCACGGGTCGACCCGGGAGACCGTGAGCCGCACCTTGCGCGGCGCCGGGGGAGCCGGTCGGGGCGCCGCGGACGACGGGCGCTGGGCGGGGCCGCCGGACGCGTCCCGGGTCTCGGCCGGGCGGCCCTGAGGCGTCCGTGACGCGGTCACCGTCGGCCCCGGCGGGGACTGCTCGGACGGGCTCACGCCTCACCTCCGTCGTCGGACGGCTCCGACGGTACGGCATCGCCGGCGGTCTCGGCCGTCCCCGCGCCGTCCGGCACGTCGTCGGGGCTCTCGTCCCCGATCTCCTCCTCGATGGCACGCTCGGCGTTGCGCGCCACCGCGATGATGGAGTCGCCGGGGTCCGGCGTCGCGAACTTCACCCCGGAGGTGTTCCGGCCGGTGGAGCGGACCTCGGACACCCGCGAGCGGACGATCTTGCCCTTCTCCATGACGACGAGCACCTCGTCGTCCGGGCCGACGATGAGGGCTCCGACGAGGTCCCCGCCGCGCTCGGTGATCGCGGCGACCTTGATCCCCAGCCCGCCGCGGCCCTGCACCCGGTACTGCGCCACCGGGGTGCGCTTGGCCAGGCCGTTCTCGAAGACGACGAACACGTCGTCCGGCGTGCCCTCCCGGACGACGTCCATCGCCAGCAGCTCGTCGTCCCCGCGGAACTTCATCCCGGTGACCCCGGAGGTCGCCCGGCCCATCGGCCGCAGGCTCTCGTCAGTAGCCGTGAACCGCAGCGACTGACCCTTGCGGGAGACCAGCAGCAGGTCGTCCTCGGCGGAGGCGAGGCGGGCGGACACCAGCTCGTCGCCGTCCCGCAGGTTGATCGCGATCACCCCGCCGGACCGGTTGGAGTCGTACTCGGTCAGCCGGGTCTTCTTCACCAGCCCGCGCCGGGTGGCCAGCACGAGGTACGGGGCCTGCGTGTAGCTCTCCAGCGCCAGCACCTGGGCGATCTCCTCGCCGGGCTGGAAGGCGAGCAGGTTGGCGATGTGCTGGCCTCGCGCGTCCCGGCCCCCCTCGGGCAGCTCGTACGCCTTGGCCCGGTAGACGCGGCCGAGGTTGGTGAAGAACAGCAGCCAGTGGTGGGTCGAGGTGGTGAAGAAGTGGCTCACGACGTCGTCGGCCCGCAGCTGCGCCCCGCGCACCCCCTTGCCGCCGCGGCGCTGGGACCGGTACTGGTCCACCCGGGTCCGCTTGGCGTACCCGCCGCGGGTGATGGTGACGACGACGTCCTCCTGCGGGACGAGGTCCTCCATCGACATGTCCCCGTCGAAGGGCACCACCCGGGTGCGCCGCTCGTCGCCGTACTTGTCGACGATCTCGGTGAGCTCCTCGCTGACGATCCGACGCTGCCGCTGGGGGTCGGCGAGGATCGCCTCGTAGTCGGCGATGAGGGTCTGCAGCTCGGCGAACCGGTCCTCGATCTTCTGCCGCTCGAGGGCCGCCAGCCGGCGCAGCTGCATGTTGAGGATCGCGGTCGCCTGCACCTCGTCGATGTCGAGGAGGTCCATCAGCCCGGTGCGGGCGACCTCGACCGTGGCGCTGGCCCGGATCAGCGCGATCACCTCGTCGAGCGCGTCGAGCGCCTTGAGGTAGCCGCGCAGGATGTGCGCCTCCTGCTCGGCCTCCCGCAGCCGGTAGCGGGTCCGCCGGACGATGACCTCGATCTGGTGGTCGACCCAGTACCGGACGAACGCGTCGAGGCTCAGGGTGCGCGGCACGCCGTCGACGAGGGCCAGCATGTTGGCGCCGAAGGTGTACTGCAGCTGGGTGTGCTTGTAGAGGTTGTTGAGCACCACCTTGGCGATGGCGTCACGCTTGAGCACGATGACCAGCCGCTGCCCGGTGCGCCCGGACGTCTCGTCCCGGATGTCCGCGATGCCGGCGAGGCGGCCGTCCTTGACCAGCTGGGCGATCGTCTGCGCCAGGTTGTCCGGGTTGACCTGGTAGGGCAGCTCGGTGACGACGAGGCAGGTGCGGCCCTGGATCTCCTCGACCTCCACCACCGCGCGCATCGTGATCGACCCGCGGCCGGTGCGGTAGGCCTCCTCGATGCCGCGGCGACCGAGGACGAGGGCTCCGGTCGGGAAGTCCGGCCCCTGGATCCGGGCGATGAGGGCGTCGAGGAGCTCCTCCTTAGAGGCGTCCGGGTTCTCCAGCAGCCACTGGACGCCGGCCGCGACCTCGCGCAGGTTGTGCGGGGGGATGTTGGTCGCCATCCCGACGGCGATGCCGGCGGACCCGTTGACGAGCAGGTTCGGGAACCGGCTCGGCAGGATCACCGGCTCCTTGGTGCGCCCGTCGTAGTTGTCGACGAAGTCGACGGTGTCCTCGGTGATGTCACGGACCATCTCCATGGCCAGCGGCGCCAGCCGGCACTCGGTGTACCGGGGGGCGGCGGCCGGGTCGTTGCCCGGGGAGCCGAAGTTGCCCTGGCCCGCCACCAGCGGGTACCGCATCGACCAGTCCTGGACCAGCCGTACGAGGGTGTCGTAGATCGCCTGGTCGCCGTGCGGGTGGTACTGCCCCATGACGTCACCGACGACCCTGGAGCACTTGGAGAACGCGCGGTCCGGTCGGTAGCCGCCGTCGTACATCGCGTACAGGACGCGGCGGTGCACCGGCTTGAGACCGTCCCGCACCTCCGGCAGCGCCCGCCCCACGATCACACTCATCGCGTAGTCGAGGTAGGACCGCTGCATCTCCAGCTGCAGGTCGACGGTCTCGACCCGGTCGCCGGCCGACGGGGTGGGGGGCTGCTCGGTCACGGGCGTCCTTCGTCGTCAGGGTGGCGGGACTGCATGATCACGGTTGGGGGGTCGGGGGTGGAGGGGTCAGGGTGGAGGGGGTCGGGGGTGGGGGTCAGATGTCGAGGAAGCGGACGTCCTTGGCGTTGCGCTGGATGAACGCCCGCCGGGACTCGACGTCCTCACCCATGAGCACGGAGAAGATCTCGTCGGCGGCGGCCGCGTCGTCGATGGTCACCATCCGCAGCGTGCGGTGCTCGGGGTCCATCGTCGTCTCCCACAGCTCGGAGTAGTCCATCTCGCCGAGGCCCTTGTAGCGCTGGATGCCGTTGTCCTTGGGGATCCGCTTGCCCGCGGCGATCCCCTCGCGCAGCAGGGCGTCGCGCTCCTTGTCGCTGTAGACGTACTCGTGCGGGGCGTTGCTCCACTTCAGCCGGTACAGCGGCGGCTGGGCGAGGTAGACGTGGCCGTTCTCGATGAGCGGCTTCATGTAGCGGAACAGCAGGGTCAGCAGCAGCGTCGAGATGTGCTGGCCGTCGACGTCGGCGTCCGCCATCAGGATGATCTTGTGGTACCTCAGCCGGGCGAGGTCGAAGTCCTCCCCGATGCCGGTGCCGAACGCGGTGATGAGCGCCTGGACCTCGAGGTTGCCCAGCGCCTTGTCGATCCGGGCCTTCTCGACGTTGAGGATCTTGCCGCGGATCGGCAGGATCGCCTGCGTCTCGGGGTTGCGGCCGCGGACGGCGGAGCCGCCGGCGGAGTCGCCCTCGACGATGAACACCTCGGTGCGCACGGGGTCGTTGAGCTGGCAGTCCCGCAGCTTGCCCGGCATCCCGCCGGACTCCAGCAGCCCCTTGCGCCGGGTCGCCTCCCGGGCCTTGCGTGCGGCCATCCGGGCCGCGGCCGCCTGGATGGCCTTGCGGACGACGTCCTTGGCCTCCCGCGGGTTGCGCTCGAACCAGTCGGCGAGCTCGTCGGTGACCACCCGCTGGACGAACCCCTTGACCTCGGTGTTGCCGAGCTTGGTCTTGGTCTGGCCCTCGAACTGCGGGTCCGCCAGCTTGATCGACACGACGGCGGTGAGGCCCTCGCGGACGTCCTCGCCGGTGAGGTTGAGGTCCTTCTCCTTGAGCAGGTTCTGCTCGCGGGCGTACCGGTTGACGAGCGTGGTCAGCGCCGCCCGGAAGCCCTCCTCGTGAGTGCCGCCCTCGTGGGTGTTGATGGTGTTGGCGTAGGTGTGGACGCTCTCGGAGTACGCGCCCGTCCACTGCATCGCGACCTCGAGGCTCATCCGCCGGTCGGCGTCCTCGGTCTCGAAGGAGATCACCTCGGGGTGGATCTTCTCGGTCTTCTTCGAGGAGTTGAGGTGGGTGACGTAGTCGACGAGTCCGCCGTCGTAGCGGAAGGTCACCGTGCGGGCCGCCGCCTCCTGCGCCGGCCCACCCGTGTCGGCGGCGACGTCGCCGGCGTCCTCAGCGGCGTGCCCCGGGCGCTCGTCGGTCAGCGAGATCGTCAGTCCCTTGTTGAGGAACGCCACCTGCTGGAACCGGCTGCGCAACGTCTCGAAGTCGAAGTCGGTGGTCTCGAAGATGTCGGGGTTCGGCCAGAAGGTCACCGTGGTGCCCGTGCGGTCGGTCGGCTCCCCCTTGGCCAGCGGCGCCTCCGGCACGCCCTGCAGGTAGGCCTGCCGCCAGACGTGACCCTGCCGGCGCACCTCGACCTCGAGCCGGGTGGACAGGGCGTTGACGACGGACACGCCAACCCCGTGCAGGCCACCGGAAACCGCGTACCCGGTGCCCCCGAACTTGCCGCCGGCGTGCAGCACGGTGAGCACGACCTCCACCGCAGGACGGTTCTCCACCGGGTGGACGTCGACGGGGATGCCGCGGCCGTCGTCGACGACCCGGACGCCGCCGTCGGCCAGCAGCGTCACCTCGATCGACGTGGCGTACCCGGCGAGCGCCTCGTCGACGGAGTTGTCGACAACCTCGTAGACGAGGTGGTGCAGCCCGCGCTCCCCGGTGGAGCCGATGTACATGCCGGGACGCTTGCGGACCGCCTCCAAGCCTTCGAGCACCGTGATCGCGCTCGCGTCGTAGCTCCCGGACGACGCCGGCCCGGCCGCGGACGCGTCGACGACGTCGGCGAGGGAGGGTGCCTGGTCGGGGGACGTGTCGGGCTGGGGCGTGCTCGTCTCGTCGGCCACTGGGTCCGGCGCTCCTGTCTCGCGTACGGCGGTCGCAGTCGGGCCGACGGACGCCGGCCTGATGTCGGCGGCCGCCCGGGCCGGACGACCCGCACGGGATCCCGGCGCAGCGGTGGGGACGACCACCGAACTGAGGTCCAGTCTACCCGTCGCGACAGTCCGGACAGGCCGTCCACAGCCCGTGGCGGCCGGCGTGGCGCGCGAAGGGGTTCAGTCACGGGTCCCCGTACGCGCCCCCGGTCCTCGAACGCCTCAGCCGTAGGTGTCGCGGGGACCGCGGCCCTGGACGGTCCGGGGGCCGCGGTGCCAGCTCGGGGCCGTCGGACCGCGTACGACGAGCCGCTCGACGACCCCGGGGCCGAGCTCCTCGCTGATCCGCCGCAGCAGGGTCGGGGTGAGCAGCCGCAGCTGGGTGGCCCACGCGGTGGAGTCGGCGCGGACGGTCAGGACACCGTCCGCGAAGGCCTCGGCGGTGCAGTGCGCGGCGACCTGGTCGCCGACCACCTGCTCCCAGCGGCCGATCACCCCGCCGACGGCGACCGGGGCCTGCCAGCCCCGCTCGGCGACGAGCCGGTCGATGACACCCGCAACCCGCTGCGGGTCCCGGCCGTCGGGGTGGGCCCCGGACCGGCTCTGGCCGGCCACCCGGCGCCGGCCGCGGCCGGCGGCCGGACCAGGCCGGGACGACGGGGTGTGACCTCGGGCGGCGGCAGCCGCCCGGGCCCGGTTCAGGGCCGCGCGGACGGCGTCCACCCCGGTCCCGTCCGGCCCAGCCCCCTCGGCGGGCTCGTCGTCCGGGCCGCGCTCGTGCTCGTCAGCCACCGAGAACCTCCCCGTCGCGCACGGTCAGCCGCGCTCCCTTCAGCTCGGCCGGCACGTCGTCGTCCACCGCGGCGGTGACGAGCACCTGCTCGGCACCGGCCACCAGCTCGGCGAGCCGGCGGCGCCGACCGGTGTCGAGCTCGGCGAACACGTCGTCGAGGACGAGCACCGGCTCCTGCGCCGGGTCAGGATCCTGTCCGTC
This DNA window, taken from Kineosporiaceae bacterium SCSIO 59966, encodes the following:
- a CDS encoding DUF3566 domain-containing protein, whose protein sequence is MTASRTPQGRPAETRDASGGPAQRPSSAAPRPAPPAPRKVRLTVSRVDPWSVMKLAFLLSVAIGIALVVAAGMLWSILDGMGVFADLSDVIGQILGDPAFSLEDYVGFSQVLSLATVVAVVDVVLLTAIATLGSFLYNLSSALVGGLHVTLSDD
- the gyrA gene encoding DNA gyrase subunit A, with product MTEQPPTPSAGDRVETVDLQLEMQRSYLDYAMSVIVGRALPEVRDGLKPVHRRVLYAMYDGGYRPDRAFSKCSRVVGDVMGQYHPHGDQAIYDTLVRLVQDWSMRYPLVAGQGNFGSPGNDPAAAPRYTECRLAPLAMEMVRDITEDTVDFVDNYDGRTKEPVILPSRFPNLLVNGSAGIAVGMATNIPPHNLREVAAGVQWLLENPDASKEELLDALIARIQGPDFPTGALVLGRRGIEEAYRTGRGSITMRAVVEVEEIQGRTCLVVTELPYQVNPDNLAQTIAQLVKDGRLAGIADIRDETSGRTGQRLVIVLKRDAIAKVVLNNLYKHTQLQYTFGANMLALVDGVPRTLSLDAFVRYWVDHQIEVIVRRTRYRLREAEQEAHILRGYLKALDALDEVIALIRASATVEVARTGLMDLLDIDEVQATAILNMQLRRLAALERQKIEDRFAELQTLIADYEAILADPQRQRRIVSEELTEIVDKYGDERRTRVVPFDGDMSMEDLVPQEDVVVTITRGGYAKRTRVDQYRSQRRGGKGVRGAQLRADDVVSHFFTTSTHHWLLFFTNLGRVYRAKAYELPEGGRDARGQHIANLLAFQPGEEIAQVLALESYTQAPYLVLATRRGLVKKTRLTEYDSNRSGGVIAINLRDGDELVSARLASAEDDLLLVSRKGQSLRFTATDESLRPMGRATSGVTGMKFRGDDELLAMDVVREGTPDDVFVVFENGLAKRTPVAQYRVQGRGGLGIKVAAITERGGDLVGALIVGPDDEVLVVMEKGKIVRSRVSEVRSTGRNTSGVKFATPDPGDSIIAVARNAERAIEEEIGDESPDDVPDGAGTAETAGDAVPSEPSDDGGEA
- the gyrB gene encoding DNA topoisomerase (ATP-hydrolyzing) subunit B; amino-acid sequence: MADETSTPQPDTSPDQAPSLADVVDASAAGPASSGSYDASAITVLEGLEAVRKRPGMYIGSTGERGLHHLVYEVVDNSVDEALAGYATSIEVTLLADGGVRVVDDGRGIPVDVHPVENRPAVEVVLTVLHAGGKFGGTGYAVSGGLHGVGVSVVNALSTRLEVEVRRQGHVWRQAYLQGVPEAPLAKGEPTDRTGTTVTFWPNPDIFETTDFDFETLRSRFQQVAFLNKGLTISLTDERPGHAAEDAGDVAADTGGPAQEAAARTVTFRYDGGLVDYVTHLNSSKKTEKIHPEVISFETEDADRRMSLEVAMQWTGAYSESVHTYANTINTHEGGTHEEGFRAALTTLVNRYAREQNLLKEKDLNLTGEDVREGLTAVVSIKLADPQFEGQTKTKLGNTEVKGFVQRVVTDELADWFERNPREAKDVVRKAIQAAAARMAARKAREATRRKGLLESGGMPGKLRDCQLNDPVRTEVFIVEGDSAGGSAVRGRNPETQAILPIRGKILNVEKARIDKALGNLEVQALITAFGTGIGEDFDLARLRYHKIILMADADVDGQHISTLLLTLLFRYMKPLIENGHVYLAQPPLYRLKWSNAPHEYVYSDKERDALLREGIAAGKRIPKDNGIQRYKGLGEMDYSELWETTMDPEHRTLRMVTIDDAAAADEIFSVLMGEDVESRRAFIQRNAKDVRFLDI
- a CDS encoding DUF721 domain-containing protein — encoded protein: MDAVRAALNRARAAAAARGHTPSSRPGPAAGRGRRRVAGQSRSGAHPDGRDPQRVAGVIDRLVAERGWQAPVAVGGVIGRWEQVVGDQVAAHCTAEAFADGVLTVRADSTAWATQLRLLTPTLLRRISEELGPGVVERLVVRGPTAPSWHRGPRTVQGRGPRDTYG